In the Sulfobacillus thermosulfidooxidans DSM 9293 genome, CACGGCTCAACCAAACGGACAGCCTTCCCTTTACGCATAAAATGACGAATGAGGGCCACAATTCCCGCCAACACAATGCCCATTAACAAGAGCACATAGGGATCGCCCACCGAAAATCCTTGTGGAAAGAATATCGTTCCGGGGGCTCCCGGGGCCTTCACCAAATCTCCTCCGATATGAACCAAAAGCGGTACAGCCTTGGGATCAATAAGGAGCGGGGCAATCACAGATTGGCCATTGTTGCCAAAAATCTGCGAGCCTTGAAGATTTAACCACGGAATCAGCCAAGGAACCCCGGGCCCTGCAATCAAGACAGGTAAAAGCGCAATGACATAACCTACAACCTGTGTCGGTCGAAGTTTTTGCGCGGGTCGTTCAACTAGACGTGGAGCGCGACGTTTAGGTCCAAGAAACACAAACCCAAACCAGCGGATATACGTTCCTACCCCGACCGCACTGGCTAAGGCTAAAAAGATACCCGCCAGCAAGAACAGCAAGTGAATATTACGCAGAGCCAAAGTGGTCCCGAGCGGTTTTAAAATGGATTCCAACAGGAGCCATTCCCCCACAAATCCTCCCAGAGGAGGTACTGCCGCCAAGGTGCCTACCGCCACCGCCGCGGCCAAACTCAACTTGGGCCGGTCATGGGCTATTCCGCCCAATCCATCAATCGTATGGGCAATGGGTTCGGTTTCTTCTGTAATCGAAAACAAGACAAACTTTGCTCCAGCATGCATAATCAGCAAGATCATGGCCGCATCCCATGCCAATGTCGAAACCAAGGACTGGGGATTAGCCGCTTGCGCAATGTTCCAAATGCCCAAAGCGGAAAAGACCAGACCCAAGATTTCTAAGGTGGAATACGCCAAAATTTGTTTAACATGTCGGGAGACAATACTATATAACGCGGCCACAAACGCTCCGGTCGTCCCTAAAATGAGCAAAATAATGCCCCAGCCTATGCCTGGATGGACCACATTTTCCACGGCTAAAATCCCTAAGACCGCCAGGGCCGTAAACACCCCCGAGAAAAGCCCGGCCACCGGTCCTGGAGCTTCAGGTTCTGCTAGAGGCATCCAAATCATTACGGGGAATAACCCAGCTTTAACTCC is a window encoding:
- a CDS encoding proton-conducting transporter membrane subunit, translated to MNAALWGELWIVLGLVGPLSAGLISVIGQSATRALLRAEVLLASLGLVVMGWMISQNALIPGIASLPTPFPPLHFAPLPMADLWSILSGVLLGATWLLIRKTLTETRILWALVPMASSMGFFLLAGGGLSLLLGLEAISLSSYLGLVTTRRSRKLWNAGWVLLILSEMGGLLLLFAMGLIMVHHGAALSFVADNFRVLAHEASHMPSAVKLVIMVLVLLAFGVKAGLFPVMIWMPLAEPEAPGPVAGLFSGVFTALAVLGILAVENVVHPGIGWGIILLILGTTGAFVAALYSIVSRHVKQILAYSTLEILGLVFSALGIWNIAQAANPQSLVSTLAWDAAMILLIMHAGAKFVLFSITEETEPIAHTIDGLGGIAHDRPKLSLAAAVAVGTLAAVPPLGGFVGEWLLLESILKPLGTTLALRNIHLLFLLAGIFLALASAVGVGTYIRWFGFVFLGPKRRAPRLVERPAQKLRPTQVVGYVIALLPVLIAGPGVPWLIPWLNLQGSQIFGNNGQSVIAPLLIDPKAVPLLVHIGGDLVKAPGAPGTIFFPQGFSVGDPYVLLLMGIVLAGIVALIRHFMRKGKAVRLVEPWTGGAQDYNAQKSFTAEGFVHPLRLAFQGFFGLKRQRYDKGGVRFYRHTIIYRLEEQGYLPLLKLVRYIAGQVRKTQSGSTPAYLSWLVYGAIVAVLLALWHPVP